A single genomic interval of Odontesthes bonariensis isolate fOdoBon6 chromosome 3, fOdoBon6.hap1, whole genome shotgun sequence harbors:
- the LOC142377265 gene encoding synaptoporin-like, protein MCMVIFAPIFAICAFATCGGYYGHLQVKVDCGDRRQSNLSINIDFGYLFRLQQVHFKAPLCEAEREEVLFLDGDLSSAAQLFVTMGVFAFLYSLLATIVYVFYQNKYLRNNRGPLVDFVVTVIFSLMWLVSSCCWAKTLSDIKTATNPTQVLLLISACRARENRCAATQEPLWSRLNTSAVFGFVNVILWSGNIWFVFKETGWYKTGQRYPTRSASGKRSSEMRQRLYSESSFDQPEESLGPFRQDSFNQSRGDFSKQVQRQASISQSQVSFSLPQTYLGKAVVNERENNLASQGPRIFVNEM, encoded by the exons ATGTGTATGGTTATATTTGCTccg atttttGCCATTTGTGCATTCGCAACATGTGGAGGGTACTATGGTCATCTCCAGGTTAAAGTGGACTGTGGAGACAGGAGGCAGAGCAACCTCAGTATCAACATCGACTTTGGCTATCTTTTCAG ATTGCAACAAGTGCACTTCAAAGCTCCCTTGTGCGAAGCAGAGAGAGAAGAGGTTCTTTTCCTCGATGGTGACTTATCCTCAGCGGCTCAGCTTTTCGTCACTATGGGAGTCTTTGCTTTTCTTTACTCACTCCTGGCAACAATTGTCTACGTCTTTTACCAGAACAAGTACCTGAGGAACAACAGAGGCCCACTTGTG GATTTTGTTGTTACTGTCATCTTTTCCCTCATGTGGCTGGTCAGCAGTTGTTGTTGGGCCAAAACTCTCTCTGATATCAAGACGGCCACAAACCCAACACAGGTGCTCCTTCTCATCTCTGCTTGTAGAGCTCGGGAAAATAGATGTGCAGCTACGCAGGAGCCTCTCTGGTCTCGTCTTAATACATCCGCT gtttttggttttgttaatGTTATCCTCTGGTCTGGGAATATTTGGTTTGTCTTCAAGGAGACAGGTTGGTACAAGACTGGTCAGAGATATCCGACCAGGAGTGCTTCTGGGAAACGTTCGAGTGAAATGCGACAGCGACTTTACAGCGAGAGCAGCTTCGACCAGCCAGAGGAAAGTTTGGGTCCCTTTAGACAAGACAGTTTCAATCAGTCAAGGGGGGATTTTAGTAAGCAGGTCCAAAGACAAGCGAGCATCAGCCAGTCACAAGTGAGCTTTAGCTTACCACAGACATATCTTGGCAAAGCGGTCGTTAATGAAAGAGAGAATAACTTAGCATCTCAAGGACCCAGGATTTTTGTCAATGAGATGTGA
- the LOC142377264 gene encoding green-sensitive opsin-like, whose protein sequence is MGRNGGYEPNGTEGQNFYIPMSNRTGLVRSPFEYPQFYLVDPIMYKLLAFYMFFLICTGTPINGLTLFVTITNKKLRQPLNFILVNLAVAGLIMCCFGFTITITSASFGYFVLGPTFCAIEGFMATLGGEVGLWSLVVLAVERYIVVCKPMGSFKFSGGHAAAGVGFTWVMAMACAAPPLLGWSRYIPEGMQCSCGPDYYTLAPGFNNESYVMYMFAVHFFVPVFIIFFTYGSLVLTVKAAAAQQQDSVSTQKAEREVTRMCLLMVFGFLVAWVPYATFAGWIFLNKGASFTALTASIPAFFAKSSALYNAVIYVLLNKQFRNCMLSTIGMGGMVEDETSVSTSKTEVSTAA, encoded by the exons ATGGGTAGGAACGGAGGATATGAGCCCAATGGCACAGAGGGCCAGAACTTCTACATCCCGATGTCCAACAGGACTGGACTGGTTAGAAGTCCTTTTGAATACCCTCAGTTTTATTTGGTGGACCCAATCATGTACAAGCTTCTAGCTTTCTACATGTTCTTCCTGATCTGCACTGGAACTCCCATCAATGGCCTGACGTTGTTTGTAACAATTACGAACAAGAAGCTTCGACAACCTCTCAACTTCATCCTGGTGAACCTGGCTGTGGCCGGACTCATCATGTGCTGCTTCGGcttcaccatcaccatcacatcTGCTTCTTTTGGCTACTTTGTTCTTGGACCCACATTCTGTGCTATTGAGGGATTCATGGCAACACTCGGAG GTGAAGTAGGTCTCTGGTCCCTGGTCGTCCTGGCTGTTGAGAGATACATTGTCGTCTGCAAACCCATGGGAAGCTTCAAATTCTCTGGAGGTCATGCTGCAGCTGGAGTCGGTTTCACTTGGGTCATGGCTATGGCTTGTGCTGCACCTCCACTTTTAGGCTGGTCCAG GTACATTCCTGAGGGCATGCAGTGCTCCTGCGGACCTGACTACTACACTCTGGCTCCAGGCTTCAATAACGAGTCTTATGTCATGTACATGTTTGCCGTCCACTTCTTTGTTCCAGTCTTTATCATTTTCTTCACTTATGGAAGCCTTGTATTGACAGTCAAAGCT GCAGCAGCCCAGCAGCAGGACTCAGTTTCTACGCAGAAAGCGGAGAGGGAAGTAACACGCATGTGCCTCTTGATGGTTTTTGGCTTCTTGGTAGCTTGGGTACCATATGCCACCTTTGCAGGTTGGATCTTTCTGAACAAAGGAGCTTCCTTCACTGCCTTGACTGCTTCCATCCCCGCTTTCTTTGCAAAGAGTTCAGCGCTCTACAATGCTGTAATCTATGTGCTGTTGAACAAACAG TTCCGTAACTGCATGTTGAGCACTATTGGAATGGGCGGGATGGTTGAGGATGAGACATCAGTTTCAACAAGCAAGACAGAAGTCTCAACTGCAGCTTAA